The genomic segment TTATCATACATTCCTAAAATATCTTGAGTAACTAAAACTTGCCCGTCACATTCACATCCGGCCCCAATCCCAATAATGGGAATCGAAACCGCTTTGGTAATATCTGCCGCAAGTTCTTTGGGAACACACTCCAATACAATTGAAAAAGCACCTGCTTCCTCAAGAATTTTTGCATCTTTAAGTAATTTTTTCTTTT from the Candidatus Oleimmundimicrobium sp. genome contains:
- a CDS encoding 3-methyl-2-oxobutanoate hydroxymethyltransferase; translated protein: KKKLLKDAKILEEAGAFSIVLECVPKELAADITKAVSIPIIGIGAGCECDGQVLVTQDILGMYDKFVPKFVKQYAKLSGEMKKAVSDYISEVKTGKFPSEEHEFH